One window from the genome of Rhizobium sp. Pop5 encodes:
- a CDS encoding ornithine cyclodeaminase family protein has translation MKTLLLKKNEVARLIGMTEVISAVEEAYKASSSDQVEQPDYIGIHLPSLRGEIDFKLGYHKVAEIISMKAHSGGFANNPAEHGVPNSMGTILLFDARSCALICIMDGSLITGLRTGAAGAVSVKALARKNARTIASIGTGNQARMQIRAINEIMKIEEIHAWDSTYETSSKYKADIEREFGISVTVASSKKEAVERADILITTTRGKGSLVEAAWVKPGTHIVAIGTDQRGKQELDPELFRNAKIIVDSLSQCTEKGETWHPLDKNIITKDDIHGEIGAVLLGRKPGRESDDEITIFDSTGMAIQDNTTASRIYRNAIANNIGTFFQFFEE, from the coding sequence ATGAAAACGCTGCTGCTCAAGAAGAATGAGGTAGCACGGCTTATCGGCATGACGGAAGTCATTAGCGCGGTCGAAGAGGCTTATAAGGCCTCCAGCAGCGACCAGGTGGAACAGCCCGACTATATCGGGATTCATCTGCCCTCCCTGCGTGGCGAGATCGACTTCAAACTTGGCTATCATAAAGTCGCTGAAATCATCTCCATGAAGGCGCATTCGGGAGGGTTCGCCAACAACCCGGCAGAACACGGCGTGCCGAACAGCATGGGCACCATTCTCCTGTTTGATGCCAGGAGCTGTGCGTTGATTTGTATCATGGATGGCAGCTTGATCACTGGCCTTAGAACCGGGGCGGCGGGAGCCGTCTCCGTCAAAGCGCTGGCCAGAAAGAACGCCAGGACGATCGCGTCGATCGGCACCGGCAATCAGGCAAGAATGCAAATCCGGGCGATCAATGAGATCATGAAGATCGAAGAGATCCACGCCTGGGACAGCACCTACGAAACAAGTTCCAAATACAAGGCGGACATCGAGCGCGAATTCGGCATTTCCGTCACCGTCGCAAGCTCGAAGAAGGAGGCGGTGGAGCGGGCCGACATCTTGATCACAACGACCCGAGGGAAAGGGTCGCTTGTAGAAGCGGCATGGGTAAAACCCGGTACGCACATCGTCGCAATCGGCACGGATCAACGCGGCAAACAGGAGCTGGATCCAGAGCTCTTCCGAAACGCCAAAATCATTGTCGACTCGCTTTCGCAATGCACGGAGAAGGGCGAGACCTGGCACCCGCTGGATAAAAACATCATTACCAAGGACGACATCCACGGTGAAATCGGCGCGGTATTATTGGGGAGGAAGCCGGGACGAGAAAGTGATGACGAAATCACCATTTTCGACTCCACGGGGATGGCCATACAAGACAATACGACCGCCAGCAGAATTTATCGCAACGCCATAGCCAATAATATCGGCACTTTCTTCCAGTTTTTTGAGGAATGA
- a CDS encoding threonine/serine dehydratase, producing MTMRNYPTIQDIHEARQRLEPHVRHTPLLRADKIEKAAGCQLYLKPETLQITGAFKIRGALNKALSLPREEIANGIIATSSGNHAQALAYAAKMLGVKVRLVLPVTTPKIKIANTEALGAEVILFDGDNAARWRKVYEIAEGNNYAVIHGFEDPVVMAGQGTIGCEILEDLEDVDTVIVPLGGGGLISGIATAIKETKPSVRVIGAEPALTPKYFYSRKNHERTSLPLKNTIADGLRLSVPGQNPYPIIEKYVDEIVLVEDEHIIAGMRALAKDAKLIAEPAASIGIGALLAGNIHVEPDEKVCAVLSGGNWDLSDLAEIYNVAP from the coding sequence ATGACCATGCGCAACTATCCGACCATTCAGGACATCCATGAAGCTCGGCAACGGTTAGAGCCGCATGTCAGGCACACGCCGCTATTGCGTGCCGACAAAATCGAGAAAGCGGCTGGTTGTCAGCTCTACCTCAAACCGGAAACCCTGCAGATCACTGGCGCATTCAAGATCCGCGGCGCCCTGAACAAGGCTCTCTCGCTCCCCCGAGAAGAGATCGCAAACGGGATCATTGCGACCTCGTCGGGCAATCATGCCCAGGCGCTTGCTTACGCAGCCAAGATGCTCGGCGTAAAAGTCAGGTTGGTGCTGCCGGTCACCACACCCAAAATCAAGATCGCCAATACGGAAGCCCTTGGCGCGGAAGTCATTCTTTTTGATGGTGATAACGCTGCTAGATGGAGAAAAGTCTACGAGATCGCTGAAGGAAACAATTATGCGGTCATTCACGGCTTCGAGGACCCCGTCGTAATGGCTGGTCAGGGAACGATCGGGTGTGAGATCCTGGAAGACCTGGAAGATGTGGACACGGTTATCGTGCCCTTGGGCGGTGGAGGGCTGATCTCGGGCATCGCCACTGCGATAAAAGAAACCAAGCCATCGGTGCGCGTTATCGGGGCAGAGCCTGCCTTGACGCCGAAATACTTTTACAGCCGGAAAAACCACGAGCGCACATCGCTTCCGTTAAAGAACACGATTGCGGATGGCCTAAGGTTAAGTGTTCCGGGTCAAAATCCGTACCCGATCATCGAAAAATATGTCGACGAGATTGTTCTTGTTGAAGACGAACACATCATCGCCGGAATGCGCGCCCTTGCCAAGGATGCAAAATTGATCGCGGAACCAGCCGCCTCCATCGGAATAGGAGCCCTGTTGGCAGGCAACATTCACGTGGAGCCAGATGAGAAAGTGTGTGCGGTCTTGTCCGGCGGAAATTGGGATCTAAGCGACCTTGCCGAGATTTACAATGTAGCGCCCTGA